A DNA window from Arachis duranensis cultivar V14167 chromosome 3, aradu.V14167.gnm2.J7QH, whole genome shotgun sequence contains the following coding sequences:
- the LOC107482139 gene encoding uncharacterized protein LOC107482139 has translation MPSVNMKSEVSTTCLTETKDIHVCSKSKVISKKTCSKVIISAEVAGIDTTIQNFLDVSSVTLVSPKDIASGEFIDKKGILTKEKSESQLLQSFSLDSSSLEPINPCAANMEAIFSTAFEPIEVNSQHFDEDAGSIGDTGMSAVRDDESDDKRIICGYETLDVSDFSISDMIITSLPLDRDSFDHDICEINSLSDYRSSEPPMLDASDQYMILPALEDDIKIGGTSDVSYKESITVQENASLYSALCQIRSCNQDSDVKDYLDKTEWFDPQLFIKNLPELSDAESNDLPIQIPRSSQRRKSVTLALDLDGKNLLSLEHCDDADFTFTVFFNMKEHTVYVRKRPNLCTFLERVSEMFEVVIFTASQSIYAKQLLDILDPEGRLISRRVYRESCIFSDGNYTKDLTVLGVDLAKVVIVDNSPQVFRLQVNNGIPIKSWFDDPLDCALMSLLPFLETLADADDVRPIIAQRFGNKE, from the exons ATGCCATCTGTAAATATGAAGAGTGAAGTAAGCACGACTTGTTTAACAGAAACGAAGGATATTCACGTCTGttcaaaatcaaaagtaatttCCAAAAAGACATGCTCCAAAGTCATTATTTCTGCTGAAGTTGCTGGAATAGACACAACTATCCAAAATTTCTTAGATG TTTCCTCGGTGACACTGGTATCCCCCAAGGACATTGCAAGTGGTGAATTTATTGATAAAAAGGGAATTctaactaaagaaaaatctgAGTCTCAGCTGCTGCAGTCATTTTCTCTTGATTCCTCTTCCCTG gaaccaatcaatccctgtgcaGCAAACATGGAAGCAATTTTTTCTACTGCGTTTGAGCCCATTGAAGTCAATTCTCAACATTTTGATGAAGATGCAG GGAGCATTGGTGATACTGGCATGTCTGCAGTGAGAGATGATGAAAGTGATGATAAAAGAATTATTTGTGGTTATGAAACATTGGATGTATCAGACTTCAGCATTTCTGATATGATCATCACAAGCTTACCCCTTGACAGAGATTCTTTTGATCATGATATCTGTGAGATTAACTCCTTGTCTGATTATAGATCGTCTGAGCCACCTATGCTTGATGCATCTGATCAGTACATGATCCTGCCTGCTCTTGAAGATGATATTAAAATTGGCGGTACTTCTGATGTATCCTATAAAGAATCCATCACAGTTCAGGAAAATGCTAGCTTGTATTCAGCATTGTGTCAGATAAGATCTTGCAATCAGGATTCTGATGTTAAAGACTACTTGGATAAGACAGAGTGGTTTGATCCACAATTGTTCATAAAGAATTTACCAGAACTATCGGATGCAGAGTCCAATGATCTGCCCATCCAGATACCAAGATCATCTCAGAGAAGAAAGTCAGTGACACTAGCGCTTGATTTAGACGGTAAGAAT TTGCTATCTCTAGAACACTGTGATGATGCTGATTTCACatttactgtcttcttcaatatGAAGGAGCACACAGTATATGTAAGAAAGAGGCCTAATCTCTGCACGTTCTTGGAGAGAGTGTCAGAgatgtttgaagttgtaatttTTACTGCCAGCCAAAGCATATATGCCAAACAATTGCTTGATATATTGGATCCTGAAGGAAGACTTATTTCACGTCGAGTATATAGAGAATCATGCATTTTTTCAGATGGAAATTACACTAAGGATCTGACTGTATTAGGTGTTGATCTTGCTAAAGTTGTCATAGTTGATAATTCCCCTCAG GTTTTCCGGTTGCAAGTGAACAATGGTATTCCTATTAAGAGTTGGTTTGATGATCCATTGGATTGTGCACTAATGTCATTACTCCCCTTTCTGGAGACTCTGGCTGATGCAGATGATGTCCGTCCTATCATTGCACAGAGATTTGGTAACAAAGAATAA
- the LOC107482194 gene encoding protein MEI2-like 3 isoform X1: MKESVNHSYPVGPTKIPSENTPKEVQQGAWEDLSRSDLYHVSSHTGFFSRSLPVPLHEKLNLSSADGFKKSHQDVDGNGLLEDADTCVIGTMLPDDEEDLLADFDLSGLPNSLEDLEEYDVFGSGGGMELEADPQESLNVGVSKLSFSDGHAANGLPYNSFLNGVGIVAGEHPYGEHPSRTLFVRNINNNVEDSELRALFEQYGHIRTLYTACKHRGFVMVSYYDIRAARTAMHALQNKPLRRRKLDIHFSIPKDNPSDKDINQGTLVVFNLDPSVSNEDLRTIFGAYGEVKEIRETSHKGHHKFIEFYDVRAAEAALKSLNRSNIAGRRIKVELSRPGRTRRNLVLQTNQELDHDEKLSFRHQMGSPVANSPPGYWLRFNSTVENNSFQTISDSPGSGIMSPSIGNHLAGLASVLHPPLSNAMKGVAIGKDLAGSQHAEHIFASSNSSHGETFQSHSLPEPKFIPYSGALSSFGSSPSNGSSVETLSGSQFLWGSPNLYSQDIKPSAWPTPSVRHSFTANGNSHAFQNPAQESSFIGLSQNRHHNHVGSAPSGFPFERNFGVLSKSPETSFVNHVGYGGIGLGHSKGNYMVNMGESVNAGITIPRNMSEHGSPNIGMRSSPRLSLVFSGNGPYPGLPPTTTTTTTTTSVFGFVDPGRNRRIENNGGQADSSKKQFHLDLDRIKNSEDRRTTLMIKNIPNKYTSKMLLAAIDEKHKGTYDFFYLPIDFKNKCNVGYAFINMLSASHIIPFYETFNGKKWEKFNSEKVASLAYARIQGKAALVNHFQNSSLMNEDERCRPVVFHSQDPEGGDKIIQDHTSDSTSETK, encoded by the exons ATGAAGGAGTCTGTAAACCATTCTTATCCTG TAGGTCCAACCAAGATTCCATCAGAAAATACACCTAAAGAAGTGCAACAAGGTGCATGGGAGGATTTATCTAGATCTGATCTATACCATGTTTCATCTCATACTGGCTTCTTTTCTAGGTCATTGCCTGTTCCGTTACATGAAAAGT TGAACTTAAGCAGTGCTGATGGCTTTAAAAAGTCCCATCAAGATGTAGATGGGAATGGTTTACTTGAGGATGCTGATACTTGTGTGATAGGAACCATGCTTCCAGATGATGAGGAGGACCTTTTAGCTGATTTTGACCTAAGTGGTTTGCCAAACTCTCTTGAGGATTTGGAGGAGTATGATGTTTTTGGTAGTGGTGGAGGTATGGAACTGGAAGCTGATCCTCAGGAAAGTCTTAATGTGGGTGTGTCAAAATTAAGCTTCTCTGATGGTCATGCTGCCAATGGTTTGCCctataattcttttcttaatgGTGTGGGGATTGTTGCTGGAGAACATCCATATGGAGAGCATCCTTCTCGGACATTATTTGTTcgaaatattaataataatgtgGAGGATTCAGAGTTGAGAGCTCTTTTCGAg CAATATGGTCACATTAGGACTCTATATACTGCATGTAAACATCGTGGGTTTGTTATGGTATCCTATTATGACATCCGTGCTGCTCGAACAGCCATGCACGCATTACAAAACAAACCTTTACGACGCCGGAAACTTGACATTCACTTCTCAATACCAAAG GATAATCCATCTGACAAGGACATCAACCAAGGAACCTTGGTAGTTTTCAATTTGGACCCATCTGTTTCGAATGAGGACCTCCGTACAATATTTGGGGCATATGGGGAGGTCAAAGAG ATACGGGAAACGTCTCACAAAGGCCATCACAagtttattgaattttatgatgtgAGGGCTGCAGAAGCAGCACTAAAATCATTAAACAGGAGTAACATAGCTGGGAGGCGAATAAAGGTGGAGCTTAGCCGGCCTGGCAGAACTCGTCGAAA TTTAGTGCTTCAAACAAATCAAGAGCTTGATCATGATGAAAAGCTAAGTTTCCGACATCAGATGGGTTCACCTGTGGCCAATTCTCCACCCG GTTACTGGTTGCGGTTCAACAGCACTGTTGAAAATAACTCATTTCAAACTATAAGCGATTCTCCTGGTTCTGGGATCATGAGTCCATCAATAGGAAACCATTTAGCTGGATTAGCTTCTGTTTTGCACCCTCCACTATCCAATGCCATGAAGGGTGTAGCTATTGGGAAAGATTTAGCAGGGAGTCAGCATGCAGAGCATATATTTGCTAGTAGTAATTCATCGCATGGAGAGACATTTCAATCTCATTCTCTTCCAGAACCAAAATTCATCCCATATAGTGGAGCTTTGTCTTCTTTTGGTTCATCTCCTTCAAATGGATCCTCGGTGGAAACCTTGTCAGGGTCACAATTTTTATGGGGAAGTCCGAACTTGTACTCACAGGACATCAAACCTTCAGCTTGGCCAACACCATCTGTGAGGCATTcatttacagcaaatggaaatagccATGCCTTCCAAAACCCTGCTCAAGAGAGTTCTTTTATTGGTTTGTCCCAGAATCGTCACCATAATCATGTTGGCTCTGCTCCATCAGGTTTTCCTTTTGAGAGAAACTTTGGAGTCCTTTCGAAGTCACCTGAAACGTCGTTCGTGAACCATGTTGGTTATGGAGGCATAGGTCTGGGTCACAGTAAGGGGAATTACATGGTTAATATGGGTGAATCTGTTAATGCCGGGATCACTATACCAAGAAATATGTCTGAACATGGTTCGCCAAACATTGGAATGAGATCATCTCCCAGACTTAGTCTTGTGTTTTCAGGTAATGGTCCATACCCAGGATTGCCacctactactactactactactactactacttcaGTGTTTGGTTTCGTGGACCCTGGGCGGAATAGGCGCATAGAGAACAATGGGGGCCAAGCTGATAGCAGCAAGAAGCAATTTCATCTTGACTTGGATAGGATTAAAAACAGTGAAGACAGAAGGACTACCTTAATGATAAAGAACATCCCAAATAA ATACACCTCAAAAATGTTATTAGCTGCTATTGATGAAAAGCACAAGGGTACCTATGATTTTTTCTATCTACCAATCGACTTTAAG AATAAATGCAATGTGGGATACGCATTTATCAACATGCTGTCGGCATCACACATTATTCCATTCTATGAG ACATTTAATGGGAAGAAGTGGGAGAAGTTTAATAGTGAAAAAGTTGCTTCCCTGGCATATGCACGAATCCAAGGAAAGGCTGCATTGGTGAACCATTTCCAGAATTCAAGTCTGATGAACGAAGATGAGCGGTGCCGCCCAGTCGTCTTCCATTCACAGGATCCTGAAGGTGGTGATAAG ATCATACAAGATCATACAAGTGATTCGACCTCGGAGACAAAATAA
- the LOC107482194 gene encoding protein MEI2-like 3 isoform X2 → MKESVNHSYPGPTKIPSENTPKEVQQGAWEDLSRSDLYHVSSHTGFFSRSLPVPLHEKLNLSSADGFKKSHQDVDGNGLLEDADTCVIGTMLPDDEEDLLADFDLSGLPNSLEDLEEYDVFGSGGGMELEADPQESLNVGVSKLSFSDGHAANGLPYNSFLNGVGIVAGEHPYGEHPSRTLFVRNINNNVEDSELRALFEQYGHIRTLYTACKHRGFVMVSYYDIRAARTAMHALQNKPLRRRKLDIHFSIPKDNPSDKDINQGTLVVFNLDPSVSNEDLRTIFGAYGEVKEIRETSHKGHHKFIEFYDVRAAEAALKSLNRSNIAGRRIKVELSRPGRTRRNLVLQTNQELDHDEKLSFRHQMGSPVANSPPGYWLRFNSTVENNSFQTISDSPGSGIMSPSIGNHLAGLASVLHPPLSNAMKGVAIGKDLAGSQHAEHIFASSNSSHGETFQSHSLPEPKFIPYSGALSSFGSSPSNGSSVETLSGSQFLWGSPNLYSQDIKPSAWPTPSVRHSFTANGNSHAFQNPAQESSFIGLSQNRHHNHVGSAPSGFPFERNFGVLSKSPETSFVNHVGYGGIGLGHSKGNYMVNMGESVNAGITIPRNMSEHGSPNIGMRSSPRLSLVFSGNGPYPGLPPTTTTTTTTTSVFGFVDPGRNRRIENNGGQADSSKKQFHLDLDRIKNSEDRRTTLMIKNIPNKYTSKMLLAAIDEKHKGTYDFFYLPIDFKNKCNVGYAFINMLSASHIIPFYETFNGKKWEKFNSEKVASLAYARIQGKAALVNHFQNSSLMNEDERCRPVVFHSQDPEGGDKIIQDHTSDSTSETK, encoded by the exons ATGAAGGAGTCTGTAAACCATTCTTATCCTG GTCCAACCAAGATTCCATCAGAAAATACACCTAAAGAAGTGCAACAAGGTGCATGGGAGGATTTATCTAGATCTGATCTATACCATGTTTCATCTCATACTGGCTTCTTTTCTAGGTCATTGCCTGTTCCGTTACATGAAAAGT TGAACTTAAGCAGTGCTGATGGCTTTAAAAAGTCCCATCAAGATGTAGATGGGAATGGTTTACTTGAGGATGCTGATACTTGTGTGATAGGAACCATGCTTCCAGATGATGAGGAGGACCTTTTAGCTGATTTTGACCTAAGTGGTTTGCCAAACTCTCTTGAGGATTTGGAGGAGTATGATGTTTTTGGTAGTGGTGGAGGTATGGAACTGGAAGCTGATCCTCAGGAAAGTCTTAATGTGGGTGTGTCAAAATTAAGCTTCTCTGATGGTCATGCTGCCAATGGTTTGCCctataattcttttcttaatgGTGTGGGGATTGTTGCTGGAGAACATCCATATGGAGAGCATCCTTCTCGGACATTATTTGTTcgaaatattaataataatgtgGAGGATTCAGAGTTGAGAGCTCTTTTCGAg CAATATGGTCACATTAGGACTCTATATACTGCATGTAAACATCGTGGGTTTGTTATGGTATCCTATTATGACATCCGTGCTGCTCGAACAGCCATGCACGCATTACAAAACAAACCTTTACGACGCCGGAAACTTGACATTCACTTCTCAATACCAAAG GATAATCCATCTGACAAGGACATCAACCAAGGAACCTTGGTAGTTTTCAATTTGGACCCATCTGTTTCGAATGAGGACCTCCGTACAATATTTGGGGCATATGGGGAGGTCAAAGAG ATACGGGAAACGTCTCACAAAGGCCATCACAagtttattgaattttatgatgtgAGGGCTGCAGAAGCAGCACTAAAATCATTAAACAGGAGTAACATAGCTGGGAGGCGAATAAAGGTGGAGCTTAGCCGGCCTGGCAGAACTCGTCGAAA TTTAGTGCTTCAAACAAATCAAGAGCTTGATCATGATGAAAAGCTAAGTTTCCGACATCAGATGGGTTCACCTGTGGCCAATTCTCCACCCG GTTACTGGTTGCGGTTCAACAGCACTGTTGAAAATAACTCATTTCAAACTATAAGCGATTCTCCTGGTTCTGGGATCATGAGTCCATCAATAGGAAACCATTTAGCTGGATTAGCTTCTGTTTTGCACCCTCCACTATCCAATGCCATGAAGGGTGTAGCTATTGGGAAAGATTTAGCAGGGAGTCAGCATGCAGAGCATATATTTGCTAGTAGTAATTCATCGCATGGAGAGACATTTCAATCTCATTCTCTTCCAGAACCAAAATTCATCCCATATAGTGGAGCTTTGTCTTCTTTTGGTTCATCTCCTTCAAATGGATCCTCGGTGGAAACCTTGTCAGGGTCACAATTTTTATGGGGAAGTCCGAACTTGTACTCACAGGACATCAAACCTTCAGCTTGGCCAACACCATCTGTGAGGCATTcatttacagcaaatggaaatagccATGCCTTCCAAAACCCTGCTCAAGAGAGTTCTTTTATTGGTTTGTCCCAGAATCGTCACCATAATCATGTTGGCTCTGCTCCATCAGGTTTTCCTTTTGAGAGAAACTTTGGAGTCCTTTCGAAGTCACCTGAAACGTCGTTCGTGAACCATGTTGGTTATGGAGGCATAGGTCTGGGTCACAGTAAGGGGAATTACATGGTTAATATGGGTGAATCTGTTAATGCCGGGATCACTATACCAAGAAATATGTCTGAACATGGTTCGCCAAACATTGGAATGAGATCATCTCCCAGACTTAGTCTTGTGTTTTCAGGTAATGGTCCATACCCAGGATTGCCacctactactactactactactactactacttcaGTGTTTGGTTTCGTGGACCCTGGGCGGAATAGGCGCATAGAGAACAATGGGGGCCAAGCTGATAGCAGCAAGAAGCAATTTCATCTTGACTTGGATAGGATTAAAAACAGTGAAGACAGAAGGACTACCTTAATGATAAAGAACATCCCAAATAA ATACACCTCAAAAATGTTATTAGCTGCTATTGATGAAAAGCACAAGGGTACCTATGATTTTTTCTATCTACCAATCGACTTTAAG AATAAATGCAATGTGGGATACGCATTTATCAACATGCTGTCGGCATCACACATTATTCCATTCTATGAG ACATTTAATGGGAAGAAGTGGGAGAAGTTTAATAGTGAAAAAGTTGCTTCCCTGGCATATGCACGAATCCAAGGAAAGGCTGCATTGGTGAACCATTTCCAGAATTCAAGTCTGATGAACGAAGATGAGCGGTGCCGCCCAGTCGTCTTCCATTCACAGGATCCTGAAGGTGGTGATAAG ATCATACAAGATCATACAAGTGATTCGACCTCGGAGACAAAATAA